gattgattgaaaattaCGGAGTTGTTAATTACAACTATAGGGgattatttccaaatttttgctGAAAAGTAatctttttatgtaataaaaaaatatacttcctagttattgaaataaataccacgatactcgaaataaaattttttaaattaaggttCCAAAAAACTGTAACATCTTTTAAAAACTATCGCTTGTTGAAAGTTTCCTTCTTTTCAGCAAAATGGTGGTCTTTTGTTTTAAGTTGGAAATATTAGCCTTAATtaaagactttttttattttatgactttCCTTATTCTTTGTTTCTATAACATAGCTTTAAAATAGGATGGTGAAGGCGCTAGGCCACTTTTTTTAACCGACGGATATCTATAGTTGCGTCAAGTCAATTATGCTTTACGCtacaataatatcaaaattttttttatttaaaccgaaaactttgaatttttttacttaaaatttgttaCTCATTTTAAACCTAAAACGTGccttaatatatttctataaaacaagaaaaaaatttcaaaaattattttctaaattaagttGAAGGGTTGATTCAGCAGTGCCGATACTTACGCGAAGACCAAAATCActattaattaaagtaattttttctgCGCCGTCACAAATCGAACGCGCCAACTTTTACGGAATTTTTATTCAtcacaaaataacaataatttatgtaagtctgtaatttatgtaattctttGCTCTTTGCGTATCCACGAAAAGGAAAAAATTGCcgcaaatgtttataatttaatagagaattatttcgaaaaatcactACCAAGACACAAAATGTACTTCATTTATCGTGAAGATAAAgacatttattttgaagatttatgttttttaatctattattttgAGTTAACTTTCATCTCGTACCCTTGCGACTTCTAATGGTTTAGTTAAATCTAATTTAAATCagcttaataaaaatttaaaaaaatccttttcgaaaaataattgagttttttgaatttcatgaaGTTCTTTGTACATACTTGTAATGATAATCTCCGTCGCGATGTGGTCTTTTCTCGTCGACAATAATACGATAATTACGATTATCATACAATCCTGCAGCACTTCCTTGTTCTAAACCACTGGGTAACCCAAGTGTTGATTGTCCATTAGCGcctgaatatttattattaatatcccCAATGCCTGGACCATCAACTTTCACGAAATTCAATGGTTGCACTACAATTGGAACTTTTGGAGCTTTTGTAGTTTGGCCACCATAATTGGGACCATTGGATCCTTGTGAGTCCTTGTATGGTGGAATTATATCTTTACTACCTTGATACTGCCCGCCGCCAACATCTATATGCTTATATCGTCCtagaaaagtaattatttattagagaAGAACTCATTTATTATTGTTAGAGAGTAGGACTTTTTGAGACagaatataaaagaataaactttatatgtcgtttctttaattttatatttttattctaatttataaaaattaactatgtaattttaataaaaaaagtctcTAATTTCAGagcaataaaagtttatttctgCCAAGGGTCCGTACTctcaaagaataataaatttactttattttgaaaaaaatacctgaATCATCTGGATGATATTTGCCATCGTCGGACGGACGATATTTTCCATCGTTATTACTGTAACGTCCTGTGTTATCTGGTCGATATCTACCTGGATCTGGCCTGTATTGTCCAGGTTTCAATTGATAGGAGTAACTTGTTGGAAGCGTCGGAGGCTTGTAATATCGTCCATAGTTTTGAGCGTACACTACACTTATCACAGCAAATATCACAAAAACCTGTAGGCGAAAAGTTCAATTAATTTTCGGgtcattacaaaaacaaaaaaaaagatggtTTACTGACCGCAGAAAGTTTTATCATGTTTCTAATTCTAAGATCCAATGTGAACTAGATATGTTGTTGCATGGAGGGTCCTTATATTATAATGCAATTTTGCGCGATAATATTGACTTTATCTACTGTCGATTATGTAGAcagattcataatttt
This genomic interval from Chrysoperla carnea chromosome 1, inChrCarn1.1, whole genome shotgun sequence contains the following:
- the LOC123305401 gene encoding larval cuticle protein LCP-30-like, which codes for MIKLSAVFVIFAVISVVYAQNYGRYYKPPTLPTSYSYQLKPGQYRPDPGRYRPDNTGRYSNNDGKYRPSDDGKYHPDDSGRYKHIDVGGGQYQGSKDIIPPYKDSQGSNGPNYGGQTTKAPKVPIVVQPLNFVKVDGPGIGDINNKYSGANGQSTLGLPSGLEQGSAAGLYDNRNYRIIVDEKRPHRDGDYHYKYETENKIFGEERGIPVGNGDDADVAATGYYKYTGPDNIVYKVNYHAGEEGFVAEAVHIPTPPPIPDLILRSLKYQRDAGELDDESIDVYLANSN